Proteins co-encoded in one Haloarcula pelagica genomic window:
- a CDS encoding DHH family phosphoesterase: protein MTTGPVPELGERARACADRLRAADGVLLASHIDADGLTSAAIATTALERAGIPVETVFKKQLDDTEIATIAAREYDTVLFTDFGSGQLDAISEHVAAGDFSAVIADHHQPAAPEDCHPDAVVDTDGYADFECHLNPLLEGINGASELSGAGAAYVLARALEPDGGDNRDLAALAVVGAVGDMQAVGGELVGTNAALVEEGIEAGVLAEGTDLSLYGKQTRPLPKLLEYATEVPIPGISNNEAGATRFLEALGLDLKSGGEWRTWADLSDEERQTVASALVQRAVKRGVPADKIDSLVGTTYTLTAEPVGTELRDASEFSTLLNATARYERADVGLAVCLGERGAPLERARKLLANHRRNLSEGLNLVKERGVDQADHVQYFDAGDAIRETIVGIVAGMALGTDGVDSDKPIIAFADADGETKVSARATGPLVGRGVDLSVVMKEASQSVGGDGGGHDIAAGATVPAGEEQAFVDAADEIVAEQLG, encoded by the coding sequence ATGACGACCGGTCCCGTCCCCGAACTCGGCGAGCGCGCACGGGCCTGTGCCGACCGCCTGCGGGCCGCCGACGGCGTGTTGCTGGCCTCGCACATCGACGCCGACGGCCTCACCAGCGCCGCGATCGCGACGACCGCCCTAGAGCGGGCCGGGATCCCGGTCGAGACGGTGTTCAAGAAGCAACTCGACGACACGGAGATCGCGACGATCGCCGCCCGCGAGTACGACACTGTCCTCTTTACCGACTTCGGCTCCGGCCAACTCGACGCCATTTCCGAACACGTCGCCGCCGGGGACTTTTCGGCCGTGATCGCCGACCACCACCAGCCCGCGGCGCCCGAGGACTGTCACCCCGACGCCGTCGTCGACACCGACGGCTACGCCGACTTCGAGTGCCACCTCAATCCGCTGCTGGAGGGGATCAACGGCGCGTCGGAACTGTCCGGCGCCGGTGCGGCGTACGTCCTCGCCCGGGCACTCGAACCGGACGGCGGCGACAACCGCGACCTGGCCGCGCTGGCCGTCGTCGGCGCCGTCGGCGACATGCAGGCGGTCGGCGGCGAACTCGTCGGCACCAACGCGGCTCTCGTCGAGGAGGGCATCGAGGCCGGCGTGCTCGCGGAGGGGACCGACCTCTCGCTGTACGGCAAGCAGACCCGGCCGCTACCGAAACTGCTCGAATACGCGACAGAGGTGCCGATCCCCGGGATCTCCAACAACGAGGCCGGCGCGACCCGCTTTCTCGAAGCCCTGGGCCTGGACCTGAAATCGGGGGGCGAGTGGCGCACCTGGGCCGACCTCTCGGACGAGGAACGCCAGACCGTCGCGAGCGCGCTGGTCCAGCGGGCGGTCAAACGCGGGGTCCCGGCGGACAAGATCGACTCGCTCGTGGGGACGACCTACACGCTGACCGCCGAACCCGTGGGGACCGAGCTCCGGGACGCCAGCGAGTTCTCGACGCTGTTGAACGCCACCGCCCGCTACGAGCGGGCCGACGTGGGCCTGGCCGTCTGTCTGGGCGAGCGCGGCGCGCCGCTGGAACGGGCGCGGAAACTGCTCGCGAACCACCGCCGGAACCTCTCGGAGGGGCTGAACCTGGTCAAAGAGCGCGGCGTCGACCAGGCCGACCACGTCCAGTACTTCGACGCCGGCGACGCCATCCGCGAGACCATCGTCGGCATCGTCGCCGGGATGGCCCTGGGGACCGACGGCGTCGACTCGGACAAGCCGATCATCGCCTTCGCCGACGCCGACGGCGAGACGAAGGTCTCCGCGCGGGCGACCGGTCCACTGGTCGGCCGCGGCGTCGACCTCTCGGTCGTGATGAAGGAGGCGTCCCAGTCGGTCGGCGGCGACGGCGGCGGTCACGACATCGCCGCCGGCGCGACGGTCCCCGCCGGCGAGGAACAGGCGTTCGTCGACGCCGCTGACGAGATCGTCGCCGAGCAGTTGGGATAG
- a CDS encoding DUF5783 family protein produces MATFDPDQFEDKYANYFPELQKAYKQAFERMNDAYDSELIHAIDQQILNESEPFYEGDQEFRIDLPEDPLDRLTAVLVDDEKAEKILQEYVETIERELQSVFEFDAE; encoded by the coding sequence ATGGCAACCTTCGATCCCGACCAGTTCGAAGACAAGTACGCGAACTACTTCCCCGAACTCCAGAAGGCGTACAAGCAGGCCTTCGAGCGCATGAACGACGCGTACGACTCGGAGCTCATCCACGCCATCGACCAGCAGATCCTGAACGAGTCCGAGCCGTTCTACGAGGGCGACCAGGAGTTCCGTATCGACCTGCCCGAGGACCCGCTGGACCGCCTGACGGCGGTCCTCGTCGACGACGAGAAGGCCGAGAAGATTCTCCAGGAGTACGTCGAGACCATCGAGCGCGAACTCCAGTCGGTCTTCGAGTTCGACGCGGAGTGA
- a CDS encoding NifU family protein, translated as MSTETEDGDDLRERITNFLRRNFPQIQMHGGSAAIEEIDREEGSVTIRLGGACSGCGISPMTIQAIKTRMTKEIPEISEVVARTGMEQQEGMAGGSGGMSPSFPGESRGGDVTDDDEGPEAPF; from the coding sequence ATGAGCACGGAGACCGAGGACGGGGACGACCTGCGCGAGCGTATCACGAACTTCCTGCGCCGGAACTTCCCACAGATCCAGATGCACGGCGGGAGCGCCGCGATCGAGGAGATCGACCGCGAGGAAGGCAGCGTCACGATCCGCCTGGGCGGGGCCTGCTCGGGCTGTGGCATCTCCCCGATGACGATTCAGGCGATCAAGACCCGCATGACCAAGGAGATCCCCGAGATCAGCGAGGTCGTCGCCCGGACCGGGATGGAACAGCAGGAGGGCATGGCCGGCGGCAGCGGCGGCATGAGCCCCTCGTTCCCCGGCGAGTCGCGCGGCGGCGACGTGACCGACGACGACGAAGGTCCCGAAGCGCCCTTCTGA
- a CDS encoding beta-galactosidase has product MTVGVCYFPEHWPHERWERDIEQMAEAGIEYVRMAEFSWSRIEPEPGEIDLSWLDEAVSLIGEHGMEAVLCTPTATPPKWLVDQRPSILQEEPDETVRHYGSRRHYCFNSPAYREETRRIVSTMAEHFADDPHVAGWQTDNEYGCHETIRCWCDDCATAFREWLRERYGDIDALNEAWGTSFWSQTLRSFEEVDPPRHTAAEHHPSRLLDYYRFSADSAVDYNALHADLLREANDDWFVAHNFMGDFDSCDAFRFADDLDLFTWDSYPTGFAQDRRPGAASPDELRAGDPDQVGMNHDLYRGAKQQPFWVMEQQPGDVNWPPYAPQPGEGAMRLWAHHAVAHGADAVLYFRWRRCREGQEQYHAGLRKQDGSPDRGYHDADQAATELAELDLDPVDADVALLHEYDNLWATSIQPHAPDWEYWTHMRQYYAALRARSVQADVVHPDRDLSGYDAIVAPALHLVDDDLAAKLEGAVEDGTELLLTVRSGAKDRANKLPDAPAPGPLTDLVGATVDQHESVPEQLDRRVTYDGDPYEFRTFAEWLDADDATVAGSHVGGVGDGRGAITEHEFGAGHAAYCGVWPEADLADAVVTDLLDRAGVAYSERFPTGVRAAQRDGYTWVTNFTSDPVSVTLPEDARPVVGDDTVDAFGATVYEGEAAALSVDE; this is encoded by the coding sequence ATGACCGTCGGCGTCTGTTACTTCCCCGAGCACTGGCCCCACGAGCGCTGGGAACGGGACATCGAGCAGATGGCCGAGGCGGGGATCGAGTACGTCCGCATGGCCGAGTTCTCCTGGTCACGCATCGAACCCGAACCGGGCGAGATCGACCTCTCGTGGCTCGACGAGGCCGTCTCGCTGATCGGCGAGCACGGGATGGAGGCGGTGCTGTGTACGCCGACGGCGACACCGCCGAAGTGGCTCGTCGACCAGCGCCCCTCGATCCTGCAGGAAGAACCCGACGAGACGGTCCGCCACTACGGGAGCCGCCGGCACTACTGTTTCAACTCGCCGGCCTACCGCGAGGAGACCCGCCGGATCGTCTCGACGATGGCCGAGCACTTCGCCGACGACCCCCACGTCGCCGGCTGGCAGACCGACAACGAGTACGGCTGTCACGAGACGATCCGCTGTTGGTGTGACGACTGCGCGACCGCGTTCCGCGAGTGGCTCCGCGAGCGCTACGGCGACATCGACGCGCTCAACGAGGCCTGGGGGACGAGCTTCTGGAGCCAGACGCTCCGGTCGTTCGAGGAGGTCGACCCGCCGCGACACACCGCCGCCGAACACCACCCGTCGCGGCTGCTGGACTACTACCGCTTCAGCGCCGACAGCGCCGTCGACTACAACGCGCTCCACGCGGACCTGCTGCGCGAGGCAAACGACGACTGGTTCGTCGCCCACAACTTCATGGGCGATTTCGACTCCTGTGACGCCTTCCGCTTTGCCGACGACCTGGACCTGTTCACGTGGGACTCCTATCCCACCGGATTCGCCCAGGACCGCCGGCCCGGCGCGGCCAGCCCGGACGAACTCCGGGCCGGCGACCCCGACCAGGTCGGGATGAACCACGACCTGTATCGCGGGGCCAAACAGCAGCCCTTCTGGGTGATGGAACAACAGCCGGGAGACGTGAACTGGCCGCCCTACGCCCCCCAGCCCGGCGAGGGCGCGATGCGGCTGTGGGCCCACCACGCGGTCGCCCACGGCGCCGACGCCGTGCTGTACTTCCGGTGGCGCCGCTGCCGGGAAGGGCAAGAGCAGTACCATGCCGGCCTGCGCAAACAGGACGGCTCGCCCGACCGGGGGTACCACGACGCCGACCAGGCGGCCACCGAACTGGCCGAACTGGACCTCGATCCGGTCGACGCCGACGTGGCGCTCCTCCACGAGTACGACAACCTCTGGGCGACGAGCATCCAGCCCCACGCCCCCGACTGGGAGTACTGGACCCACATGCGCCAGTACTACGCCGCGCTGCGGGCCCGGTCGGTCCAGGCCGACGTGGTCCATCCAGACCGGGATCTCTCGGGGTACGACGCCATCGTCGCGCCCGCGCTGCACCTCGTCGACGACGATCTCGCCGCGAAACTGGAGGGCGCGGTCGAAGACGGCACGGAACTACTGTTGACGGTCCGATCGGGCGCCAAAGACCGCGCGAACAAGCTCCCGGACGCTCCCGCGCCCGGGCCGCTCACCGATCTCGTGGGGGCGACCGTCGACCAGCACGAGTCGGTCCCCGAGCAACTGGACCGCCGAGTCACCTACGACGGTGACCCCTACGAGTTCCGCACCTTCGCCGAGTGGCTCGACGCCGACGACGCCACCGTCGCAGGGAGCCACGTCGGCGGCGTCGGCGACGGCCGCGGGGCGATCACCGAACACGAGTTCGGCGCGGGCCACGCCGCCTACTGTGGCGTCTGGCCCGAGGCGGACCTCGCGGACGCCGTCGTGACGGACCTGCTCGACCGGGCCGGCGTGGCCTACTCCGAGCGGTTCCCGACCGGCGTTCGGGCCGCCCAGCGCGACGGTTACACCTGGGTGACGAACTTCACGAGCGATCCCGTCTCGGTGACGCTCCCCGAGGACGCACGTCCGGTGGTCGGCGACGACACCGTCGACGCCTTCGGCGCGACCGTCTACGAGGGCGAAGCGGCGGCCCTCTCGGTCGACGAGTAG
- a CDS encoding SDR family NAD(P)-dependent oxidoreductase, producing the protein MNRFADDVAIVTGSTRGIGTGVAERLAEEGASVVVSGRSEDDGRETVESIREAGGTAHFVRADMRDPADIETLVEATVAEFGGLDVLVNNAGVETYTGADEATVEDWSFVVETDFRAFWLAAKHAYEHMETGAIVNMSSNHSMATTPEIFPYNAVKAGINGMTRAMAVDFGPQVRVNTVAPGWVEVDRTTGDMSEERRRELEGIHPTGRLGTPADVAGAVAFVASDDAGFVTGSTITVDGGRTAVLQDDFLPDYREER; encoded by the coding sequence ATGAATCGCTTTGCCGACGACGTGGCCATCGTCACGGGATCGACCAGAGGGATCGGTACCGGCGTCGCCGAACGACTCGCCGAAGAGGGCGCCAGCGTCGTCGTCTCCGGCCGTTCGGAAGACGACGGCCGGGAAACCGTCGAATCGATCCGCGAGGCCGGCGGTACCGCCCACTTCGTCCGGGCGGACATGCGCGACCCGGCCGACATCGAGACGCTGGTCGAGGCGACCGTCGCGGAGTTCGGGGGCCTCGATGTCCTGGTCAACAACGCCGGCGTCGAGACCTACACCGGCGCGGACGAGGCGACCGTCGAGGACTGGTCGTTCGTCGTCGAGACGGACTTCCGGGCGTTCTGGCTGGCCGCGAAACACGCCTACGAGCACATGGAGACGGGCGCCATCGTCAACATGTCCTCGAACCACTCGATGGCGACCACACCGGAGATATTCCCGTACAACGCCGTCAAGGCCGGCATCAACGGGATGACGCGGGCGATGGCCGTCGACTTCGGACCACAGGTCCGGGTCAACACCGTCGCCCCGGGCTGGGTCGAGGTCGACCGGACGACCGGCGACATGAGCGAGGAGCGCCGCCGGGAACTGGAGGGCATCCACCCGACCGGCCGGCTCGGCACGCCCGCGGACGTGGCCGGCGCGGTGGCGTTCGTCGCCAGCGACGACGCCGGCTTCGTCACCGGGAGCACCATCACCGTCGACGGCGGCCGCACGGCCGTCCTGCAGGACGACTTCCTGCCCGACTACCGGGAGGAACGATGA
- the dgoD gene encoding galactonate dehydratase: MIITDYDLYEVPPRWLFLRLETSDGTAGWGEPVVEGRARTVRTAVEELLDTYLLGKDPMRIEDHWQTMYRGGFYRGGPVLMSAIAGIDQALWDIKGKHHDMPVYELLGGKARDRMRVYQWVGGDRPEGVADAAREKVDEGFTALKMNATAELRRVDSPSAVQAAEDRLAAVREAVGDEIDIGVDFHGRVSKSMAKRLAKALEPYDPMFIEEPVLPEHNDALPQLASHTTNPIATGERMFSRWDFKEVFEDGCVDVIQPDLSHAGGITEVKKIASMAEAYDVAMAPHCPLGPIALAACLQVDACSPNALIQEQSLDIHYNETSDVLDYLKDPSVFQYHDGYVDLPEGPGLGIDIDHSYVRMQAGEVDWHNPVWRHDDGSVAEW, translated from the coding sequence ATGATTATCACTGACTACGATCTCTACGAAGTGCCGCCACGATGGCTGTTCCTGCGACTCGAGACGAGCGACGGCACCGCCGGCTGGGGCGAACCAGTCGTCGAGGGCCGCGCCCGCACCGTCCGAACGGCCGTCGAAGAACTGCTCGACACCTACCTGCTTGGCAAGGACCCAATGCGAATCGAGGACCACTGGCAGACGATGTACCGCGGCGGGTTCTACCGCGGCGGACCGGTGTTGATGTCCGCGATCGCCGGCATCGACCAGGCGCTGTGGGACATCAAGGGCAAACACCACGACATGCCCGTCTACGAACTGCTGGGCGGGAAGGCCCGCGACCGGATGCGGGTCTACCAGTGGGTCGGGGGCGACCGCCCCGAGGGCGTCGCCGACGCCGCCCGCGAGAAGGTCGACGAGGGCTTTACCGCCCTGAAGATGAACGCGACCGCGGAACTGCGCCGGGTCGACTCCCCGTCGGCCGTCCAGGCGGCCGAGGACCGCCTCGCCGCAGTCCGGGAAGCAGTCGGCGACGAGATCGACATCGGCGTCGACTTCCACGGCCGGGTCTCGAAATCCATGGCCAAGCGCCTCGCGAAGGCCCTGGAACCGTACGACCCGATGTTCATCGAGGAGCCGGTCCTGCCCGAACACAACGACGCGCTCCCGCAACTGGCGAGTCACACCACCAATCCCATCGCCACCGGCGAGCGGATGTTCTCCCGGTGGGACTTCAAGGAGGTCTTCGAGGACGGCTGTGTCGACGTGATCCAGCCCGACCTCTCACACGCCGGGGGGATCACCGAGGTCAAGAAGATCGCCTCCATGGCCGAGGCCTACGACGTGGCGATGGCCCCCCACTGTCCGCTGGGCCCGATCGCGCTCGCGGCCTGTCTCCAGGTCGACGCCTGCTCGCCCAACGCGCTCATCCAGGAACAGAGCCTGGACATCCACTACAACGAGACCAGCGACGTGCTGGACTACCTGAAAGACCCCTCGGTGTTCCAGTACCACGACGGCTACGTCGACCTACCGGAAGGACCGGGACTCGGTATCGACATCGACCACAGCTACGTCCGGATGCAGGCCGGCGAGGTCGACTGGCACAACCCGGTCTGGCGCCACGACGACGGGAGCGTCGCGGAGTGGTGA
- a CDS encoding ABC transporter ATP-binding protein, whose translation MAQINLDTVRKEFADDGRTIVAVNDLDLTIRDGEFLVLVGPSGCGKTTTLRSVAGLEEVTAGTITFDDEEVTDLRARDRDVAMVFQNYALYPHMNVRRNIGFGLRLSTDMSSQEIDRRVDDVAEMLGIEELLGKKPKALSGGQQQRVALGRAIVRDPEVFLMDEPLSNLDAKLRAQMRTELQELQHELDVTTVYVTHDQTEAMAMGDRIAIMNDGELQQVGTAEEVYRSPTNEFVANFIGSPSINLLTATVEGDLLKGTGGFSYRLDDPAPVEGYDRVRVGIRPEDMTLVEDGIAASVTVVEPMGNENFCYMELGEVDLTARIDSSLRPSPDETVEFGFEETALYLFDPETGEALKTMTDETDVAIEDYVTRPE comes from the coding sequence ATGGCACAGATAAATCTCGACACAGTACGAAAGGAGTTCGCCGACGACGGCCGCACTATCGTCGCGGTCAACGACCTCGATCTGACCATCAGGGACGGGGAGTTCCTCGTCCTGGTCGGTCCCTCGGGGTGTGGCAAGACGACGACGCTGCGCAGCGTCGCCGGACTCGAAGAGGTAACGGCAGGCACCATCACCTTCGACGACGAGGAGGTCACCGACCTCCGCGCCCGTGACCGGGACGTAGCGATGGTGTTCCAGAACTACGCGCTGTACCCCCACATGAACGTGCGGCGCAACATCGGCTTCGGGCTGCGGCTCTCGACGGACATGTCCTCCCAGGAGATCGACCGCCGCGTCGACGATGTCGCGGAGATGCTCGGTATCGAGGAGCTCCTGGGGAAAAAGCCCAAAGCGCTCTCGGGCGGTCAGCAACAGCGCGTCGCGCTGGGGCGGGCCATCGTCCGGGACCCCGAAGTGTTCCTGATGGACGAACCGCTCTCGAACCTGGACGCGAAACTCCGGGCTCAGATGCGGACGGAACTCCAGGAACTGCAACACGAACTCGACGTGACTACCGTCTACGTCACCCACGACCAGACGGAGGCGATGGCGATGGGCGACCGTATCGCCATCATGAACGACGGGGAACTCCAGCAGGTCGGGACCGCCGAGGAGGTCTACCGCAGCCCCACGAACGAGTTCGTCGCCAACTTCATCGGCTCGCCGTCGATCAACCTGCTGACCGCGACCGTCGAGGGCGACCTGCTGAAAGGAACAGGCGGGTTCAGCTACCGGCTCGACGATCCGGCGCCGGTCGAGGGGTACGATCGCGTCCGCGTGGGCATCCGTCCGGAGGACATGACCCTCGTCGAGGACGGGATCGCCGCCTCGGTGACCGTCGTCGAACCGATGGGTAACGAGAACTTCTGTTACATGGAGCTGGGCGAGGTCGACCTGACCGCCCGCATCGACTCCAGTCTCCGCCCGAGCCCGGACGAAACCGTCGAGTTCGGGTTCGAGGAGACCGCGCTGTACCTGTTCGACCCCGAGACCGGCGAAGCGCTAAAGACGATGACCGACGAGACTGACGTTGCTATCGAGGACTACGTCACACGACCCGAATAA
- a CDS encoding carbohydrate ABC transporter permease yields MRKQTRDEAIWRFLGYTFVLLVTLLMVVPIYWIIVASTLPEQAFLSAGTDIQLFPGSNFFANLEALQARESVDFIQSIWNSVFIAIVYTLLSLVLCSMGGFAFAKYEFRFKEPIFYAILATLTLPIQLLVIPLFLLISQMGLTNSYWAIILPWAANPLGIFLMRQNMKQIPDALLESARIDGATEFQLYYRIALPTMKSSLAALAIVLFLFQWNLFLFPLVVLNQGKYTIPVAINELVGAQRVYYDQIMVAAALSIIPLFLVFLFLQRHFVSGILAGSVKE; encoded by the coding sequence ATGCGTAAGCAGACCCGCGACGAGGCGATCTGGCGGTTCCTTGGCTACACCTTCGTCCTGCTCGTGACACTGCTGATGGTGGTCCCGATCTACTGGATCATCGTCGCCTCGACGCTGCCCGAACAGGCGTTTCTCTCGGCGGGGACAGACATCCAGCTGTTCCCCGGGTCGAACTTCTTCGCGAACCTGGAGGCGTTGCAGGCCCGCGAGAGCGTCGACTTCATCCAGAGCATCTGGAACTCCGTGTTCATCGCCATCGTCTACACGCTGTTGTCGCTCGTGCTGTGTTCGATGGGCGGGTTCGCCTTCGCCAAGTACGAGTTCCGGTTCAAGGAACCGATCTTCTACGCGATCCTGGCGACGCTGACCCTGCCCATCCAGTTGCTGGTCATCCCCCTCTTCTTGCTGATCTCGCAGATGGGGCTGACCAACTCCTACTGGGCGATCATCCTGCCGTGGGCGGCCAACCCGCTGGGCATCTTCCTGATGCGCCAGAACATGAAACAGATCCCCGACGCCCTGCTGGAGTCGGCCCGCATCGACGGCGCGACCGAGTTCCAGCTGTACTACCGCATCGCACTCCCGACCATGAAGTCGTCGCTGGCGGCGCTCGCCATCGTCCTGTTCCTGTTCCAGTGGAACCTCTTCCTGTTCCCGCTGGTCGTGTTGAACCAGGGCAAGTACACCATCCCAGTGGCGATCAACGAACTGGTCGGCGCTCAGCGTGTCTACTACGACCAGATCATGGTCGCGGCAGCGCTCAGCATCATCCCGCTGTTCCTGGTGTTCCTCTTCTTGCAGCGACACTTCGTCAGCGGGATCCTCGCAGGTTCGGTCAAGGAGTAA
- a CDS encoding carbohydrate ABC transporter permease — protein MSTSSSNPVRDKLTAVREWAGQAVAPIWRAFIDAVRPARQAQIRATRSVGARLPFSVSAPYLFLAPFFVLFSSFLAFPILYTLYLSFHTYQGIGNATLFWINVGPIQFELTRIAQLEYVGLQNYQRLLGDALFQNALANTTFILLVQVPLMIVLGLALALALNASWMRFKGLFRTTIALPVAANLVAYATVFLLLLQDNGLVNTVFQMLGLPTVPWLSGGTELIPGPLKSVLGTGFWPRISLVGAVTWRWTGYNMIILLAGLQSVPQQLYEAAEIDGASRWEKFRYVTLPQLRPVLLFVVVTSTIGTFRLFSEPLIISEGGASLSATRTLVVYIYNIAFQQFQLGYASAMTVVLVGIVAVLSIVQLRIGGESDA, from the coding sequence ATGTCGACCAGCTCCTCAAACCCGGTTAGAGACAAGCTCACTGCGGTCCGCGAGTGGGCCGGCCAGGCCGTCGCACCGATCTGGCGGGCGTTCATCGACGCCGTCCGCCCGGCCCGACAGGCCCAGATCCGGGCGACCCGGTCGGTCGGCGCCCGGCTCCCGTTCTCGGTGAGCGCACCGTATCTCTTCCTGGCGCCGTTTTTCGTCCTGTTCAGCTCGTTCCTGGCCTTTCCGATCCTCTATACGCTGTATCTCTCCTTTCACACCTACCAGGGGATCGGCAACGCCACGCTGTTCTGGATCAACGTCGGTCCGATCCAGTTTGAGCTGACACGCATCGCCCAACTGGAGTACGTCGGGCTCCAGAACTACCAGCGGCTGCTCGGTGACGCGCTGTTCCAGAACGCGCTGGCGAACACGACCTTCATCCTGCTCGTGCAGGTGCCGCTGATGATCGTCCTCGGGCTGGCGCTCGCGCTGGCGCTGAACGCCTCCTGGATGCGGTTCAAGGGGCTGTTCCGGACGACCATCGCCCTGCCGGTCGCCGCGAACCTCGTCGCGTACGCGACGGTGTTCCTGTTGCTGTTACAGGACAACGGCCTGGTCAACACCGTCTTCCAGATGCTCGGGCTCCCGACGGTCCCGTGGCTCAGCGGCGGGACGGAACTGATCCCCGGCCCGCTCAAGTCGGTGCTGGGGACCGGGTTCTGGCCGCGCATCTCGCTCGTCGGCGCCGTCACCTGGCGCTGGACCGGCTACAACATGATCATCCTGCTGGCGGGGCTCCAGAGCGTCCCCCAGCAGCTGTACGAGGCCGCCGAGATCGACGGCGCGAGCCGCTGGGAGAAGTTCCGCTACGTCACGCTCCCGCAACTGCGCCCGGTCCTGTTGTTCGTGGTCGTCACCTCGACCATCGGGACCTTCCGGCTGTTCTCCGAGCCGCTGATCATCTCGGAAGGGGGCGCGTCGCTGTCGGCGACCCGGACCCTCGTGGTCTACATCTACAACATCGCGTTCCAGCAGTTCCAGCTCGGGTACGCGAGCGCGATGACGGTCGTGCTGGTCGGCATCGTCGCGGTCCTCTCGATCGTCCAGCTCCGGATCGGAGGTGAGTCGGATGCGTAA
- a CDS encoding extracellular solute-binding protein, with protein MTDSNRRLDRRRILQLSAAGLAGLAGCGTGSQPATDSSGSDGGSGGSGSSDGGSGGSSTETSADGSSGSQMASSVTAWSWDVAAKSLDLIDDPYEEANGGDVTVEQFGRSNMKDKFKSRILSGSGAPAIATMESVDAAAWVDTGGLRDIGPWIEDAGVKDGFVSGKWGPLTKDGATYALPWDLGPVGMFYRNDVADEHGLDLESVETWDQFITEGEKLPDGTALMNLPPNDYDGIWRMMFRQLGGLPFTDSGAVNIHSEKSLQVARQMKRAHDAGITSSVASWSSEWFNRFAEGSIAGLYGGAWIEGTLKAEIGDTSGKWRVMKPPAYESGGNRATNWGGSNLVIADQVSDAKARRAFDYMQYALANEEMQLKMYREYGLFPAYKPAYESDAFDQGSEFLGGQAAGRMFAEIAPNIPSYTYTTDTPEITKAINSEFKKMISGDLSPKEAVDSAANQVAERTGRELA; from the coding sequence ATGACTGACTCCAACCGACGACTCGACCGACGACGCATCTTGCAACTGAGCGCGGCAGGCCTCGCGGGCCTGGCCGGCTGTGGAACCGGTAGCCAGCCAGCCACTGACAGCAGTGGCTCGGACGGCGGCAGTGGCGGCAGCGGCAGCAGCGACGGCGGGAGCGGTGGCAGCTCGACCGAGACATCCGCCGACGGGAGTTCCGGCTCGCAGATGGCCTCCTCGGTGACGGCCTGGAGCTGGGACGTTGCGGCCAAATCGCTCGATCTCATCGACGACCCCTACGAGGAAGCCAACGGCGGGGATGTCACCGTCGAGCAGTTCGGCCGCTCGAACATGAAAGACAAGTTCAAATCGCGCATCCTCTCCGGGTCGGGCGCACCGGCTATCGCCACGATGGAGAGCGTCGACGCGGCCGCCTGGGTCGATACGGGCGGTCTGCGCGACATCGGCCCGTGGATCGAGGACGCCGGGGTCAAGGACGGCTTCGTCTCCGGGAAGTGGGGCCCGCTCACGAAAGACGGCGCCACGTACGCGCTCCCGTGGGACCTCGGTCCGGTCGGGATGTTCTACCGCAACGATGTCGCCGACGAACACGGGCTCGACCTCGAAAGCGTCGAGACCTGGGATCAGTTCATCACTGAGGGCGAGAAACTCCCCGACGGCACCGCGCTGATGAACCTCCCGCCGAACGACTACGACGGCATCTGGCGGATGATGTTCCGCCAGCTGGGCGGGCTTCCGTTCACCGACAGCGGCGCCGTGAACATCCACTCCGAGAAGTCCCTGCAGGTCGCCCGCCAGATGAAGCGGGCCCACGACGCCGGTATCACTTCCAGTGTCGCCTCCTGGTCCAGCGAGTGGTTCAACCGCTTCGCCGAGGGCTCCATCGCCGGACTGTACGGCGGTGCCTGGATCGAAGGGACGCTGAAAGCCGAGATCGGCGACACCTCCGGTAAGTGGCGCGTCATGAAGCCGCCGGCCTACGAGTCCGGCGGCAACCGCGCGACCAACTGGGGCGGCTCGAACCTCGTCATCGCCGACCAGGTCAGCGACGCCAAGGCCCGCCGTGCCTTCGACTACATGCAGTACGCGCTGGCAAACGAGGAGATGCAGCTCAAGATGTACAGGGAATACGGGCTCTTCCCGGCGTACAAGCCGGCCTACGAGTCGGACGCCTTCGACCAGGGTTCGGAGTTCCTGGGCGGGCAGGCCGCCGGCCGGATGTTCGCCGAGATCGCGCCGAACATCCCGAGCTACACGTACACGACCGACACGCCCGAGATCACGAAGGCGATCAACAGCGAGTTCAAGAAGATGATCTCCGGCGACCTCTCGCCGAAGGAGGCCGTCGACAGCGCGGCCAATCAGGTCGCCGAGCGCACGGGCCGGGAGCTCGCGTAA